In Perca fluviatilis chromosome 3, GENO_Pfluv_1.0, whole genome shotgun sequence, the following proteins share a genomic window:
- the LOC120555377 gene encoding cytochrome c oxidase subunit 4 isoform 1, mitochondrial translates to MLATRALRLVGKRAISTSVCVRGGHGVAKVEDYTLPAYFDRRENPLPDISYVQNLSPEQASLKEKEKGSWAALSDEEKIALYRISFKQSFAEMTQGSSEWKSVVGGMFFLIGFTGLVVLWQRKYGMSAKKCNGKIRNYVSANLFRI, encoded by the exons ATGCTGGCCACCAGAGCACTTCGACTTGTTGGCAAACGTGCCATTTCCACATCTGTCTGTGTACGTGGAGGACATG GTGTTGCGAAGGTAGAGGACTACACCCTCCCTGCCTACTTTGACAGGCGGGAGAATCCCCTCCCGGACATCAGCTATGTGCAGAACCTGAGTCCAGAGCAGGCGTCcctgaaggagaaggagaagggcTCCTGGGCTGCACTCTCTGATGAGGAAAAGATTGCAT TGTACCGCATCAGCTTCAAACAGAGCTTTGCTGAGATGACCCAGGGATCGTCAGAGTGGAAGTCTGTGGTTGGAGGGATGTTTTTCTTAATTGGATTCACTGGCTTGGTTGTGCTCTGGCAGAGAAAGTATGGTATGTCTGCCAAAAAGTGTAATGGAAAGATTAGAAATTATGTGTCTGCAAATCTATTCAGGATTTGA
- the emc8 gene encoding ER membrane protein complex subunit 8 yields MPIQLTSQAYCKMVLHAAKYPHCAVNGGGGGEKTKEKKKDSHGEPVLCVDCVPLFHGTLALAPMLEVALTLIDTWCKENSYVIAGYYQANERTKDSRPNQVAEKVAARISENFSEAAIVMLDNGRLTMSCFEPIVLIYDHHENKWKSREVTFDCFEDWSEAQKITSALLEGRSYENLIDFDNHLDDLRNDWTNPVINKSVLDLC; encoded by the exons ATGCCTATTCAGCTGACAAGTCAGGcttactgtaaaatggttttaCATGCTGCCAAGTATCCTCACTGCGCcgtgaatggggggggggggggggaaaaaacgaaggaaaagaagaaagacagcCACGGTGAACCAGTCTTGTGTGTGGACTGTGTGCCGCTGTTTCACGGTACACTTGCTCTGGCACCAATGCTAGAAGTAGCTTTAACACTG ATTGATACTTGGTGTAAAGAAAATAGTTACGTCATTGCTGGATATTATCAAGCTAATGAACGCACAAAGGATTCAAG ACCCAACCAAGTTGCTGAAAAAGTGGCTGCAAGAATTTCTGAGAACTTCAGTGAAGCTGCAATTGTTATG CTGGACAACGGTAGATTAACAATGAGCTGTTTCGAGCCTATTGTGCTTATCTATGACCATCATGAAAACAAGTGGAAAAGCAGAGAAGTAACTTT TGACTGTTTTGAGGATTGGAGCGAAGCACAGAAGATCACATCTGCTCTGTTAGAGGGCAGGTCCTACGAGAACTTGATTGACTTTGACAATCACTTGGATGATCTGAGGAACGACTGGACCAACCCCGTGATCAACAAGTCCGTCCTGGATCTGTGCTAA